In a single window of the Elaeis guineensis isolate ETL-2024a chromosome 6, EG11, whole genome shotgun sequence genome:
- the LOC105047522 gene encoding LOW QUALITY PROTEIN: probable membrane-associated kinase regulator 2 (The sequence of the model RefSeq protein was modified relative to this genomic sequence to represent the inferred CDS: inserted 2 bases in 1 codon) has product MTRPADPLFLLQWKIIERDFCSPFSFLFLFRHPEILLLNPHPWREEGENERANQLSKLCSSALVALPTMELISLLKNWKGGGGTLPSAAGAPPTRAAAATIAASVLRSSAESXDDDDDGDGETEEDGSFIDLEFAVPIEEEVAGEKDYKDDSTSESESEEDAKELNLAVRSNESYKSGSFRPDRSLSFFPSDDLFFKGRVLPLEPSSMALPRSGSEPDSKPQIGGSLLRSATKLRVFAFGLKKTKSSPAELNVCSPAPTEASRKQHRRKLFIKFKVEEVPIVSLFTRDNSSRSSSSSRSAKFHADDGSLASEEKRFSKDVVQKYLNKIKPLYVRVSKRYGEKLRFSGPLGSVGGRKVCSTKTDGGEWGSAAVGVCKDHKPQVGNFPAGLRVVARRLRKSRSASSVVAAVRSPPPPRRRDDTLLEQQDGIQSAIAHCKRSFQADKGTELPLVRSRSDPGGGRSLVGYGNGV; this is encoded by the exons ATGACACGCCCGGCGGACCCACTTTTTCTTCTCCAATGGAAAATCATTGAACGGGACTTCTGCTcgcctttttcttttttattcttaTTCCGCCACCCGGAAATCCTTCTTTTAAACCCCCACCCctggagagaggagggagagaacGAGAGAGCGAACCAATTAAGCAAGCTCTGCTCTTCAGCTCTAGTAGCTCTCCCAACCATGGAACTCATTAGCCTGCTCAAAAACTGGAAGGGAGGTGGCGGAACGTTGCCTTCGGCCGCTGGAGCTCCTCCGACCCGTGCCGCCGCCGCCACCATCGCCGCCTCCGTCCTCCGCTCCTCTGCCGAGTC GGACGACGACGACGATGGCGACGGCGAGACGGAGGAGGATGGCTCCTTCATCGACCTCGAGTTCGCCGTTCCCATCGAAGAAGAGGTGGCAGGAGAGAAAGACTACAAAGACGACTCCACTTCGGAATCTGAGTCAGAGGAGGACGCGAAAGAGCTCAATTTGGCGGTGCGATCCAATGAAAGCTATAAAAGCGGCAGCTTTCGGCCCGATCGCagtctctccttcttcccctctgaCGATCTCTTCTTCAAGGGGCGAGTTCTTCCTCTGGAGCCCTCTTCCATGGCCTTGCCCCGCTCCGGCTCCGAGCCCGACTCCAAGCCCCAAATTGGTGGTTCCCTCCTTCGCTCCGCCACCAAGCTCCGAGTCTTCGCGTTCGGGCTCAAGAAGACGAAATCCTCGCCGGCGGAGCTAAATGTTTGTTCTCCGGCACCCACGGAGGCATCACGGAAGCAGCACCGAAGGAAGCTCTTTATCAAATTCAAGGTGGAGGAGGTGCCTATCGTATCGCTATTCACTCGTGATAACAGCTCCAGGAGCTCCAGCAGCAGTCGATCGGCGAAATTCCACGCCGACGACGGCTCGCTGGCCTCGGAGGAGAAGAGATTCTCCAAGGACGTGGTTCAAAAGTACCTAAACAAGATCAAGCCGCTCTACGTTAGGGTGTCGAAGCGCTATGGCGAGAAGCTCCGGTTCTCCGGGCCGCTTGGCTCCGTTGGCGGCCGGAAGGTGTGCTCCACCAAGACTGATGGAGGAGAGTGGGGATCGGCGGCGGTAGGCGTTTGCAAGGATCATAAGCCGCAAGTTGGAAACTTTCCGGCAGGGCTACGGGTGGTCGCTAGGCGCTTGAGGAAGAGCCGGTCGGCCTCGTCGGTGGTGGCCGCAGTCCGCTCACCGCCGCCTCCACGGCGGCGGGACGACACGCTACTCGAGCAGCAAGACGGGATTCAGAGCGCCATCGCGCACTGTAAGCGCTCGTTTCAGGCCGACAAAG GGACTGAGTTGCCGTTGGTCCGGTCGAGGAGCGATCCGGGGGGCGGGAGATCGCTCGTAGGCTACGGCAACGGCGTTTGA